Within Sorangiineae bacterium MSr11367, the genomic segment ACAGCGACAGCTGGATCCCTGCGATGATGCCGGACAGCGACTTTTGCGCGGCCAAACCGAGCGCGATGCCGGCGACGCCTGCCGACGCCAACAGCGACACGCCCACGTTGCGCACGAACTCGAACTGCATGAGCCCGACGGCGATGGCCACGATGACGATGACCACCGAGGCCACGCGGCGGAGCAGCTCGAGCTGCGTCTGCACCGCGCGGTGCTTCATCTCGAGCTGCGAGCCGCTGGGCATCCGCTCCTCGGCCCAGTCCGCGCCGATGGAGATGGCGCGGATGACGAACCACGCGACCGAAATCACCAACCACGTGTACGCGATGTGCTGGATCGCGTCGTACACCGAGGCGGTGAGGTGCAGCTCGCTCAAGAGCTCCTTGACGATGACCACGAAGAGCACGCCACGAAGCGGGCGCCGCGCGGTTTCGACTAGCGCATTGTCCGCCGACGTCTTCGTGCGGAGCGCAAAACGTTGCGCCAGCCAGATGAACAAGGCACCCGTGCCGCGCGCGGCGGCGTAGCCGAGGACGCCGAGAAGCACCAGCCCGAGCCACTGCCAAAGGGCATTGCCCAGAAAGGTCGTGCGCGTCAGCCAAGGCGGAAAGCGGTCGGCCCACTCCGACGGCCCGTACGCCGCATACAGCGCAGGGATCATCGCGACGGTGCCGCGCGAGATCAGCCAGCGCCAGACGCCGTCGTTGAAACGGGCGCGCGCCAAGGTGACGGGGACCGTCTCGTCCTCCGCGATGATGTTGCCCACCGTCGCATCCTTGGCCTCCGCCTCGTCGGGGAGCTTGTCGGGGTCGACCGCCAGTTTGCGGTCGAGCACGTACGCGAGCTTGCGTGCGAGCTCGGGGCCATCGGTCGATTGCTTGATGCGCGGAATCGCATGCAAATCGAGGTAGTTGGCCGCGAGATCGTAATCACCGTGGTGGGCCGCCTCGAGGAAGCCTCGCATGGTGCGCTGCGGCGTCGCGCGATCGAGCGATGCGTTGGTCTTGGGCAATCCATCGTTGGGGCCGGCGTAGGCCACACCGAAGGAAAAGAGCGAAAGGAGAAAGAGCCATACAAAGGAAAAGAGACGCAGCGCGGGCATCACGGGCCCCAATTAGCCCGCATTTGTGCCCCGTGCCACAACGATGAGGGTTTGGGGGTTAGGGGTTAGGGGTTAGGGAACAGAACGATGAAAGAGGTGAGGGGACCTAAGCTTCGGCTTTCTCTGCCCTAAACCCTAACCCCTAAACCCTAACCCCTCACTCCCGGCACGAGCGTTGCTCTTTGTTCCTTGAACATCTCGTTACGGGGGGCTCACATGTTTTCAATGCGAGCACGCCGGTGGCTTGCCATCGGCGTATTGGGATTGGCCGGTTCGATCGGGGCATTCAGCGTAGGGGCCAGCGTGGCCGGACGACTCGAGAGGCACATGCACTCGGTGTCCGTCGCCAAGATTCCGGTGCACGACCTTGCGGTGCGGATCACGCGCGGCCAGAAGTAACGTTGCCGACACCGTCGAGCGCGGTACAAGCTTGAGCTGCAGCTTTCCGCGCAGCTCGTAGATATCGCTCGGCCCGTGTGAGGCGCTACACTCACCAGGAGGCCATGAACGCCAGGACCGACCCGAAGACCCGCGAAGCACGCGCATCGTCGGTCGATGTCCATGCGCTCCTCCGCGAGATCCTCGTGGACAAGAAGGCGGCCATCTTGGCGTCCGGTCAACAGGTGACGTTGGAGCTCAATGCGCGGCGCCCTCTCGTTAAAGGAGAGCGGGATACGCTGCACGAGTTTCTCGACCACGGGCTCGACACCGTGCTCACGGCCGCCGTACGAGGCACGCGCCTCGTCGTCGGCACGATGACCCTCGACCATCGCATCAAGGTGCGCATGGCGTGCGGCGAGCGTTCGTTCGAAACGGAACTTTCGACCTTCATCAACACCGACCCGCCAGCGCCATCGCCGTTGGTGGTGGCGCCCAGCGCGCCGGTACTTGCAGGTACACGTACCGTGTTGGTGGTCGATGACGATATCGATACTGTCGCGCTTTTGCGACGCGTGCTGGAACGTCGAGGTTACGAGGTCTTGGGGGCGACCAGTTTGGCCGAAGCGTTGATGGTAGCCGGCACTCAATCGTTCGACGTCTTGATCAGCGACGTCGGGCTGCCCGATGGCAGCGGTGTCGAGTTGATGGATCGTCTGGGCAGGCCTCATCACGCCATTGCCCTGACGGGCGTGAGCTCCGAGGAAGACGTCGCTCGGATCCGCGCAGCCGGCTTTCGCCAACACCTGACCAAACCCGTGAGTCTCTCCACCCTCGAATCCGCCATCTCCGAGCTTCTGAAATCGGCGTAACCTGGCCGATGCTCGGAGGTTGGCGGTGATACCCGTTCAGCCGTGCCCCGCCGAAGTGCCCTGCCGAAGCCCCGACTTGAGGAGCCAACCGTGCCCACGAAGAACAACGGCCAAGCCGACCTTACTTTAGCTACGCGAAATGGCCCCAAGCGCGCGAGCGCACCCTCCAGCGCGCCGGCCACGTCGCGCAAGCGCTCGAACGCCGGCCATGCAGGCGGGGCGAAAGACGACGACCGACCGACGCGAAAAGAGTGTGAGGCGCTGCTGGCGGCCATCTGTGCCCTGCGCGACGGCGACTTCTCGGTTCGTCTGCCCACCCGTGAGCCGGGGATGATGTTGGAGCTCGCAACGGCCTTCAACGAGCTGGCCCACCGCAACGACTCCATGGCGCGCGAGGTCGTGCGTGTCGGCCGCGTGGTCGGTCGTGAAGGCCGCATGAACGAGCGGGCATCGCTTCGGGGTGCCAAGGGCGCGTGGGCGAGCAAGCTCGAGTCGATCAACTCGCTCATTCTGGACTTGGTGCGCCCCTCGACGGAGGTCGCGCGCGTCATCACGGCGGTGGCCGGGGGCGACCTGTCGCAGAAGATGGTCCTGGAGATCGACGGCAAGCCGATTCGCGGAGAGTTCCTCCGCATCGGCGAGACGGTCAACACCATGGTCGATCAGCTGCGTTCCTTCTCGGCGGAGGTCGTGCGCGTCGCCAAGGAAGTCGGCACCGAGGGAAAGCTCGGCGGGCAGGCGCACGTGCCCGGTGTAGGCGGCACGTGGAAGGATCTGACCGACAGCGTCAACTCGATGGCCTCCAACCTGACCACGCAGGTGCGAGGCATCGCGGCCCTGGTCACCGCGGTCGCCGATGGCGACTTGACGAAGAAGTTCGTCGTCGAGGCCAAGGGCGAAGTCGCCGAGCTGGCCGACACGATCAACAACATGACTGACACTTTGCGGCTCTTCGCCGACCAGGTCACCACCGTCGCGCGCGAAGTCGGTTCGGAGGGAAAGCTCGGCGGCCAGGCGCGTGTGCCCGGCGTGGCGGGCACGTGGAAGGACCTGACCGACAGCGTCAACTCGATGGCCACCAACTTGACGGACCAGGTGCGCAACATCGCCTTGGTCACCACCGCGGTCGCCAACGGCGACTTGTCGCAAAAAATGAGCGTCGAGGTCGAGGGCGAGATCCTCGAGCTGAAGAACACGTTCAACAGGATGGTCGATCAGCTGCGCGCCTTCGCCAGCGAGGTCACGCGCGTCGCGCGTGAGGTCGGCACCGATGGAAAGCTGGGCGGGCAGGCCGAGGTGCCCGGTGTGACGGGCGCATGGAAAGACCTCACCGAGAGCGTCAATTACATGGCCAACAACCTGACCGACCAGGTGCGCAACATCAAATACGTCACCACCGCCGTCGCCAATGGCGACTTGTCGCAAAAGATCTCCGTCGACGTCAAAGGGGAGATGCTCGAGCTGAAGAACACCATGAACACCATGGTGGACCAGCTCAATTCGTTCGCCGCCGAGGTTACCCGCGTCGCGCGCGAAGTCGGTACCGAGGGGCGATTGGGCGGGCAGGCGCACGTGCCCGGGGTCGCCGGCACGTGGAAGGACTTGACCGACAACGTCAATTACATGGCCTCGAACTTGACGGGGCAGGTGCGAAGCATCGCCTTGGTCACGACGGCAGTCGCCAATGGCGACTTGTCCAAGAAGATCGTCGTCGACGCGCGCGGCGAGATTCTCGAGTTGAAGAGCACCATCAACACCATGGTCGATCAGCTCAATTCGTTCGCGGGCGAGGTTACCCGCGTGGCGCGCGAGGTCGGTACCGAAGGAAAGCTGGGCGGCCAAGCCAACGTGCCCGGGGTCGCCGGCACGTGGAAGGATTTGACCGACAACGTCAATTACATGGCCTCCAATCTGACGGGCCAAGTGCGAAATATCGCATTGGTCACGACGGCGGTCGCCAATGGCGATTTGTCGCAAAAGATTACCGTCGACGTCAAAGGCGAAATGCTCGAGATGAAGAACACCCTCAATACGATGGTGGACCAACTCCGAGCTTTCGCCGCCGAGGTTACCCGCGTCGCGCGGGAAGTCGGTACCGAAGGGCGATTGGGCGGGCAAGCGCACGTACCCGAGGTGGCCGGTACGTGGAAGGACCTGACCGACAGCGTCAATTATATGGCCAACAACCTGACCGAGCAGGTGCGAAATATCAAATTCGTCACCACCGCGGTCGCCAATGGCGACTTGTCGCAAAAGATCACCGTCGACGTCAAAGGCGAATTGCTCGAGTTGAAGAACACGGCCAACACGATGGTGGATCAACTTCGCGCGTTCGCCGCCGAGGTTACCCGCGTGGCGCGCGAAGTCGGTACCGACGGAAAGTTGGGCGGGCAGGCCTTCGTGCCGGGGGTGGCCGGTGTATGGAAAGATTTGACCGAGAACGTCAACATGATGGCCACCAACTTGACCACGCAGGTGCGCGGCATCGCGAAGGTCGTCACCGCGGTCGCCAATGGCGACTTGACGAAAAAGTTGGTCGTCGAGGCCAAGGGCGAAATCGCGGAGCTGGCCGACACGATCAACAACATGACCGAGACGCTCGGCGTCTTCGCCGAGCAGGTCACCACGGTGGCGCGCGAGGTCGGTACCGAAGGAAAGCTGGGCGGCCAGGCGCGCGCACCCGGTGTGGCGGGCACGTGGAAGGATCTGACCGACAGCGTCAATTCGATGGCCTCCAACCTGACCACGCAGGTGCGCGGCATCGTCAAGGTCGTGACCGCGGTTGCCAACGGCGACCTCTCGCAAAAGCTGCTCATGGAAGCGCAGGGCGAAATCGCCGCACTGGCGGTGACGATCAACAGCATGACCGACACCCTCCGCGTGTTCGCCGATCAGGTCACCACGGTGGCGCGCGAAGTCGGTACCGAAGGAAAACTGGGCGGCCAGGCCAAGGTGCCCGGCGCCGCCGGCACGTGGCGCGACTTGACCGACAACGTGAACCAGCTCGCCGGCAACTTGACCGCGCAGGTGCGCGCCATCGCCGACGTCGCCGTGGCCGTGACCAACGGTGACTTGACCCGAAGCATCGCCGTGGAAGCGCAGGGCGAGCTGCTCCTGCTCAAGGACACGGTCAACCAGATGATCGGCAACCTGCGCGAAACCACGCAGAAGAACCAGGAGCAGGACTGGCTCAAGACGAACTTGGCGAAGTTCGGCGGCATGATGCAGGGCCAGAAGAACCTCGAGGCGGTGAGCCGGCTCATCATGAGCGAACTCACGCCGCTGGTCTCCGCGCACCATGGGGCCTTCTTCATCGCGCAGCAAGAAGAGAACGGGTCGGTGCTCAAGCTGATTGCGAGCTACGCGTACAAGCAGCGCAAGAGCGTCTCGAACCGGTTCGAGCTGGGCGAAGGGCTCGTGGGGCAGGCGGCGCTGGAAAAGAAGAGCCTTCTGCTCACCAACGTGCCGCACGATTACATTGTGATCTCGTCGGGGCTCGGGGAAGCCTCGCCCTTGAACATCATCGTGCTGCCCGTGCTCTTCGAGGGCGAGGTACGCGCGGTGCTGGAGCTCGCGAGCTTCCGCGCCTTCAGTCAGATTCACCAGATCTTCCTCGACCAGCTCTCCGAGAGCATCGGCGTCGTGCTCAACATGATCGTCGCCAACATGCGCACGGAGGAGTTGCTCCTGCAGTCGCAAGGCTTGACGCAGGAGCTGCAGTCTCAGTCGAACGAGCTCCAGACGCAGCAGGAGGAGCTGAAGAAGACCAACACCGAGCTCGAGGCGCAGGCCGCCAGCTTGAAGGCCAGCGAGGAGTTGCTCAAGGCCCAGCAGGAGGAGCTGCAGCAGATCAACGAGGAGCTCGAGGAGAAGGCGACCTTGCTCGCCGAGCAAAACAAGAAGGTGGAGCAGAAGAACCGCGAGGTGGAGACCGCGCGGCGCGCCTTGGAGGACAAGGCGGCGCAGCTCTCGCTTTCGTCGCGCTACAAGAGCGAGTTCCTCGCCAACATGAGCCACGAGCTGCGCACGCCGCTCAACAGCTTGCTCATCTTGGCCAAGATGCTCTCGGACAACAAGGATCGGAACCTCTCGGACAAGCAAGTCGAGTACGCGCGGACGATTCACGCCTCGGGCACCGACCTGTTGAACCTCATCAACGAGGTGCTCGACCTGTCCAAGGTGGAGGCGGGCAAGATCGAGATTTACTCCGCCGAGGTGCGGCTCGCGGCCATCGAGGATTACATCGAGCGGAGCTTCCGGCCGCTGGCGCAGCAAAAGGGGCTCGAGTTCACCGTGGTGGAGGAACCGGAGATCCCCGAGTCGCTCAACACCGATGGGCAGCGCCTGCAGCAGATCCTGCGCAACCTGCTCGCCAACGCCTTCAAGTTCACCGATCGCGGCGGGGTGACGGTGCGCATCGGCAGTGTGCAGAATCAGCAGCAGTTCACCAACCCGGTGCTCCTCGATACCGCGCGCGTGCTCGCGCTAAGCGTGCAAGATACAGGTATCGGCATTCCGCGCGACAAGCACCAGCTCATCTTCGAGGCCTTCCAGCAGGCCGACGGCACCACCAGCCGCAAATACGGAGGCACGGGCCTGGGGCTTTCGATCAGCCGCGAGCTGGCACGCTTGCTCGGCGGTGAGATTCACGTGGACAGCGCCATCGGCGAGGGAAGCACGTTCACCCTGTTCTTGCCGCCGAGTTACCGCGAGCAGCCGCGTCTGACCAGCGGCGATTCGCGGCGTGACCTGCTGCGGCGGCCGGACACGGGCGAGGCCCCCTCGCGCGTCCACGCCGTCGTGGGCACGCACACCAACGGGACCAACGGCGCCGTCTCCGACGATCTGGACCAGGAGGACGATGGCCGCGTCTTCGCGCGCAACGGCTTCGATGCGGGGAGCTTCGAGGACGAGGACGTCGAGAACGAGAATGAGCTCAACGACGACCGCGACGCCGTCCAACCCGGCGACCGCGTGCTCCTCATCATCGAGGACGACGTCAAGTTCGCCTCCGTGCTGCTCGACATGGCGCGCGAGCGCGGATTCAAGTGCATCGGGACCCTGCGCGGCGACATCGGCTTGGCGCTGGTGCACCGGTTCAAGCCGGACGCCATCCTGCTCGATCTGGCGTTGCCCGTGGTCGATGGCCTCACCGTGCTGGATCGGTTGAAGCACAATCGCGAGACGCGGCACATCCCGGTTCACATCTTGTCGGGCACCGGAAAACGTCAGCGCGGGATGCGCCTTGGCGCGTTTGCCTACTTGGAAAAGCCGGTCACCAAGGAAGCACTGGACCAGGCCTTCGATTCGATTTCGCAATTCCTCGACAACGAAGTGCGGAATCTTCTCATCGTGGACAACGACGAGGCACTTCGCCACAGCATGGAGGAGCTCATCGGCCAGGGCGATGTCCAGACAGTGTCCGTGGGGACCGCCGAGCAGGCGCTCGAACTGCTCCGCAGTCGTCATTTCGACTGCATGGTGCTCGGCTTGGGGTTGCCCGACATGTCGAGCTTCGACTTGCTCGAGAAGATCAAGAGCGACGAGGATCTGCAGGAGCTGCGGGATCTGCCCATCATCATTTACACCGACAAAGAGCTCACACCCGAGGAAGACACGCGGCTCAAGAAGTACGCCGAGACCATCATCCTCAAGGACGTGAAGTCGCCCGAGCGCCTGCTCGACGAGACAGCGCTCTTCCTCCACCGCGTCGAGGCCAACTTGCCCGAGGAGAAGCGCCGCGTGCTCGAGGAGCTGCACAGCTCCGACGCCGTGTTCGTGGGCAAGAAGGTGATGGTCGTCGATGACGACGTACGCAACATTTTTGCCATCACCAGCGTGCTCGAGGCGAATGGTATGAATGTGGTATTCGCCGAAAATGGCAAAGACGGAATCGTCTTGCTCGATCAGAATCAAGACGTCAGTCTGATTCTGATGGATGTCATGATGCCGGAGATGGACGGCTACGAGACGATGCGACAAATTCGCAAGAATGCGTCGTATCGCACATTGCCCATCATCGCCCTCACCGCCAAAGCGATGAAGGGCGATCGCGAGAAGTGCATCGCGGCCGGCGCCTCGGACTACATCACGAAGCCCGTCGATCCCGACCAGCTCATCTCACTGATGCGGGTGTGGATGTATCGATGAGCCGAGTAGCACCCGCCTCGTCGTCCGGTACCTACCGAGCCCTCAAGGAGAAAGACACAGAGGTAGAACGCGTCGAGGTCGAGCTGTTGCTGGAGGCGATCTTCCGCGTCTACGGGTTCGATTTTCGGTCGTACGCGTACGCGTCCATCAAGCGGCGTCTGTGGCGGCGGGCTCAGGCCGAGGGGGTGGCGTCGTTCAGCGCGCTACAGGAGCGGGTGCTGCATGACCCCACGTGCATGGACCGGTTGATGCTCGACTTGAGCATTCAGGTCACGTCCATGTTTCGTGACCCGAGCTTCTTCCTGGCCCTGCGTCAAAAGGTGGTTCCGAGTTTGCGGACGTATCCGTTCATCCGCGTGTGGCACGCCGGTTGTTCGTCCGGCGAGGAAGCCTTCTCCTTGGCGATGCTGCTCAAGGAAGAGGGGCTGTACGCCCGCACCCGCATCTACGCGACGGACCTCAACGAGTCGGTCATCAAAGTCGCCAAGAGCGGGATTTTTCCGCTGTCGAAGATGCAGGAGTACACCATCAACTACCAGCGGGCGGGCGGGCTGCGCTCCTTCTCGGAATACTACACGGCCCGCTACGACGGGGCGCGGTTCGATCCGTCGCTGATGGAGAACGTGCTGTTCTCGCAGCACAACCTGGTGACGGACGGCAGTTTCAGTGAGTTTCATCTCATCTTGTGCCGCAACGTCATGATCTACTTCGATCGAAGTTTGCAGAACCGGGTGCTCGATCTCTTTCATTCGAGCCTGGTCAATTTCGGCTTTCTCGCGCTCGGTCGCAAAGAGAACCTGCGCCAGACCGAAAGCGAGCCGAAGTTCGTACCCTTCGTGGCCGAGGAGAAGATTTTTCGGAGGGCGGACAAGAAATAGAAAGGTGGCAATTGGGCTTTCAGCACGAACTCATCGTGGTGGGGACGTCATGGGGCGGATTGCGCGCCCTGGAAGTGCTCTTGTCGACCTTGCCTGCGGGCTTCGACTGGCCGATCGCCGTCGTGCAGCATCGCCGGCCCGATTCGGATGACACGCTCGCCCGTGTGCTGCAGCGCCACACCACCCTGCGGGTGCGCGAGGCCGAGGACAAGGAACCGATTGTCCCTGGACGCGTGTACATTGCACCTCCCGACTACCACCTGCTCGTGGACGACAAGTCTGTTGCCCTCTCGACGGATCCTCCGGTGCGTTTCAGCCGGCCTTCGATCGACGTGCTCTTCGAGTCGGCGGCGGATTCATTTCAACATCGCCTGATCGGAATCGTGCTCACCGGTCGAAACCATGACGGTGCCATCGGTCTCTCGCGCATCAAACAGCGTGGTGGCCTCACGATTGTCCAGGACCCCGCCTCAGCCGAAAGCCCCACGATGCCCGAGGGAGCCATCGAGCGAGCCTGCGTCGACCGAGTCCTCGCCCTCGACCGCATCGGGCCCTTCTTGGGGCAGCTCAGGCAGAGATGAGCGGTCTCCGACATTGAATGCATGGATCGACGGTGATAAATCGAAACAGGTGTCCGGTGTAGGGACTCGATCGGGGGAATTTCAGCTAGCGCTGGCCGCGATCAAGCCCGCGGTCCTGCTTGTCGACGACCAACCGAAGAACCTGCTTGCGCTCGAAGCCATTTTGGAGCCGCTCGGGACCGAGCTGGTCATGGCGCATTCCGGGCAGGAGGCGTTGAAGCATCTGCTCACGCGCGAGTTCGCCGTCATCTTGCTCGATGTGCAGATGCCGACGATGGATGGCTTCGAGACGGCGACGCTCATCAAGGAGCGCGAGAGGTCGCGGCATATCCCGATTATCTTTTTGACCGCGATCAGCAAGGACGAGGCCTTCGTCTTCAAGGGCTATACGGTCGGCGCGGTCGACTACATGTTCAAGCCCTTCGATCCAGACATTCTGCGGTCGAAGGTGCAGGTCTTCCTCGACATCTACCGGAAGACCGAGCAGCTGAAACTGCAGGACAAGGTGCTGCGCGAGCGCGAACTCGCCGAGCTTCGCCGCTCGAGCGAACGGCGCTACCGCGAGCTGGCCGAGTCGATGCCGCAAATCGTGTGGACCGCCACGCCGGAGGGCGAGCTCGCCTACGGGAACCGCCGCTGGTTCGACTGCGCGCGCACGTCGCTGACCGATCCACAGGGTCTGCGCTGGGAAGCGATTTTGCACCCGGACGATGTGGAGGAGTTCTCGCGGGGCTGGCGCCAGGCGCTCGAGCAGGGCGAGGCGTGGGGCGGGGAATTCCGTCTCGGATCGTGGGTGGAGGCGGATTACCGCTGGCACCTGGTGCGGGCGGTGCCGTTGCGAAGCGAGCGCGGGCCGCTCACGTCGTGGGTGGGCACGTGCACGGACATCGACGATCGCAAGCGCGCCGAGGATTCGCTGCGCTTCCTCGCCGAGGCGAGCAAAGTGCTGGGCGCCACCATCGACTGCCGCGAGTCGTTCGAGCAGGTGGCGCAGTTGATCGTGAAGACCCAGGCCGACGCGTGCATCGTCGATGTCGTGGCGGCGGATGGCACCTTCACCGATCGCGTGGTGGCGGCGGCGCCAACCGAATCGGCGGTGACCGTGCGCGCCATGTCGGATCGCTTTCCGCCGGAGCAGGATGCGCCATACGGGCCCGGCAAGGTGGTGCGCGCGCGTGAGCCCGAGCTTTTGCCCGAGGTGACCGACGCCATCAAGGTCATCATCTCGCAAGATGCGGTGCACCTGGCCGAGTTGCGATCGATTCCGGCGCTGTCGTGGATGTGCGTGCCGTTGGTGTCGCAGGGGCGCGTGTTCGGTGCGGTGACCTTGGTGGCGAGCCAGTCACGCCGTCGGTTCGACGAGTCGGACTTGGTGACCGCGGAAGATCTCGCGCGGAGGATGGCGTCGGCCGCGCACGTGGCGGACCTGTACGACATTGCGCAGTCCGAGCGAAAGAAGCTCGAGGAAGCGCACAAGGCGAAGGACGAATTTTTGGCGACGCTATCGCACGAATTGCGAACGCCGCTCAATGCGATGCTGGGCTGGACGCAGCTTCTCCGCGGTGGCGATCTCGAGGAGAACGAGTTCGATCGCGCCCTGGAGACCATCGAGCGAAACGCCAAGGCGCAGGCCCAGCTCATTGCCGACTTGCTGGACGTGTCGCGCATCGTGACGGGGAAGCTCCATTTGAACATGGGGCGCGTGCAGCTTCCCACGCTCATCGAGGGCGCGCTCGATGCGGTGCGCATCCAGGCCGACGACAAAGGCATCGCGCTGGAGTCGAGCATCGATCCGTTCGTGCCGGAGATCCGGGGAGATCCGAATCGGCTGACGCAGGTGCTGTCGAATCTCTTGTCCAACGCGCTGAAGTTCACCGGGGCGTCGGGGAAGATCGGGGTGCGCCTCGAGTCGGATGGATCGACCGCGCGCATCGCGGTGAGCGACACCGGGCAGGGGATTGCACCGGAGTTCATGCCGCACGTGTTCGAGCGCTTTCGGCAGGCCGATAGCACGAGCACGCGCTCGCAAGGCGGGTTGGGCCTGGGGCTGGCCATCGTGCGGCACATCGTGCAGCTTCACGGTGGCGTGGTGAAGGTGACCAGCGAGGGGAAGGACCGCGGCTCGACGTTCGCCGTGGAGCTCCCGATTCTGCCGTTCGTGTCGGACGTGCCCGAGCCCGAGTCGGACACGCGTCCCGCGGGATCGAACCCGCCGTCGCGCGATCTCGACGAGCTTCACGTGCTCCTGGTGGAGGACGAACCCGACGGACGCGGGATGGCGCGGCGGGTGCTCGAGGGAGCGGGCGCCCGCGTGACGGCGGTGCCCACGGCCTCCGCGGCCTTGAGCGCGCTCGAGGACTCGAGGCCCGACGTCCTCGTGTCGGACATCGGCCTGCCGGAAGAAGATGGGTACACGCTCATCACCAAGGTGCGCGCCCTTCCGGTCGAACAAGGCGGAAGCATCATCGCGGTGGCCCTGACCGCGTACGCCTCGGAGGAAGATCGCCGCCACGCCTTGGAGGTGGGCTTCGACGCGCACCTGACCAAACCGGTGGAACCCGCCCAACTGCGCTCCATCGTCCTAGGCCTCGTCCGCAGCCCGAGACGGCAGCGCGACTCGTACTCGCGGGTGTGAGAGGAGAGAATTCACAGGAAGACGGGAAGACGGGAAGGAGTTGCGACCCGCAGCAGCTCTGAACGCTTCTTTTGAGGTTTCCCATTGGGCCATTGAGCCAATTGGAACCCCCAAAAAAGCGTTCCGCGCCTTCTGTGCCGTAAGTCCTTCCCGTCTTCCCGTCTTCCTGTAAATCCTCTCCTTCGAGCAGAACGCGAACGGCGTTAGGAGGGTTGCAGCGTGTATTCTTGACGGCGTGAAATCGCCGCATCGGGTTCCGACGGACCAAGCTTCGCTGGCGCTGTTTGGGTTTGCGTTGGTGGTGCTCGTGTCGCCGTTGCGGTACGTGTGGCTGCGGGCGGACGCGCCGTGGTGGACGGCGTTCGTCGTGGGGTTCGGGCTCGTGGCGCTCTACGGTGTGGTCGTGTGGCGCGGGGTGCGGTAGCGCGTGCACCTGTCCTTCGCGTTGGTGTGTGCGGCGTCGGCGGCGTACCTGGTGGTACTGCTGGTGCTCGTCATTGCCGCGCGGCGGGTGGCGTCGTTGCGGCGGTTGGCGAACTCGCCCTATTCGTATGCGATCTCGCTCGGCGTGTACGCCTCGACGTGGACGTACTACGGGAGCGTCGGATTTTCTGCGGAACGCGGGCTCGTGTTTCTCGCGGTGTACCTCGGGCCGGTGGTGGCGTGCCTCCTCGTGCCGCTGCTCTGGGAGCCGGTGCGGAGGATTCAAACGGCGTATCAGCTCGGATCGCTGGCCGACTTCTTTGCGTTTCGCTTTCGTAGCCAGAGCGTCGGTGTGGTGGCGACGTTGGTGCTCGTGGTGGCCAGCGTGCCGTACC encodes:
- a CDS encoding response regulator — encoded protein: MSGVGTRSGEFQLALAAIKPAVLLVDDQPKNLLALEAILEPLGTELVMAHSGQEALKHLLTREFAVILLDVQMPTMDGFETATLIKERERSRHIPIIFLTAISKDEAFVFKGYTVGAVDYMFKPFDPDILRSKVQVFLDIYRKTEQLKLQDKVLRERELAELRRSSERRYRELAESMPQIVWTATPEGELAYGNRRWFDCARTSLTDPQGLRWEAILHPDDVEEFSRGWRQALEQGEAWGGEFRLGSWVEADYRWHLVRAVPLRSERGPLTSWVGTCTDIDDRKRAEDSLRFLAEASKVLGATIDCRESFEQVAQLIVKTQADACIVDVVAADGTFTDRVVAAAPTESAVTVRAMSDRFPPEQDAPYGPGKVVRAREPELLPEVTDAIKVIISQDAVHLAELRSIPALSWMCVPLVSQGRVFGAVTLVASQSRRRFDESDLVTAEDLARRMASAAHVADLYDIAQSERKKLEEAHKAKDEFLATLSHELRTPLNAMLGWTQLLRGGDLEENEFDRALETIERNAKAQAQLIADLLDVSRIVTGKLHLNMGRVQLPTLIEGALDAVRIQADDKGIALESSIDPFVPEIRGDPNRLTQVLSNLLSNALKFTGASGKIGVRLESDGSTARIAVSDTGQGIAPEFMPHVFERFRQADSTSTRSQGGLGLGLAIVRHIVQLHGGVVKVTSEGKDRGSTFAVELPILPFVSDVPEPESDTRPAGSNPPSRDLDELHVLLVEDEPDGRGMARRVLEGAGARVTAVPTASAALSALEDSRPDVLVSDIGLPEEDGYTLITKVRALPVEQGGSIIAVALTAYASEEDRRHALEVGFDAHLTKPVEPAQLRSIVLGLVRSPRRQRDSYSRV